One stretch of Microbacterium terrae DNA includes these proteins:
- a CDS encoding error-prone DNA polymerase, giving the protein MGFDNPSVPWSEMERLLSDRRRPGGPPAGADGGDSPAWSHKRTPYVAPPIERPAEAIPYAELHAHSSFSFLDGASSPEELAEEAERLGLHALAITDHDGFYGIVRFAEAAENLALRTVFGAELSLGHLDLSPTPARRGEADPIGSHLLVLARGEEGYHRLASVLTHAQLRGAEKGRPSYDLDELAELGRDHFAVLTGCRKGAVRRALAEAGADAAGREIDRLVGLFGAEAVNVELVDHGNPLDTRDNDALAALARERGLPVVATNNVHYAAPERRLLAAAVAAVRANRSLDELDGWLPSHAAAHLRSGAEMAERFVRHPDAVARTIVLADELAFPLRRVKPALPRQEVPDGHTPMTWLRHLVWQAVPRKYPDATADDRARIEKELGVIEMKDFPGYFLIVHGIVQEARRRGILCQGRGSAANSAVCYLLDITAVDAIAYDLPFERFLSSLREEEPDIDVDFDSDRREEIIQWVYATYGRERAAQVANVIQYRPKNAVRDMAKALGHSPGQQDAWSKQVEGWGAGLETGPGHDIPDRVLEYAGELLKAPRHLGIHSGGMVLTDRPVGEVVPIEHARMENRTVIQWDKDDAAWMGLVKFDLLGLGMLAAIQYCFDMIRAATGEEWELATIPKEEKAVYDMLCRADAVGVFQVESRAQMGLLPRLQPRRFYDLTIEIALIRPGPIQGGAVHPFVRRKLGQEPVTYPHPKLEPVLERTLGIPIFQEQLMQMGMAVGGLSGEDADLLRRAMGSKRGVERIESLKEKLYEGMAANDLVGDDADAIYAKIQAFANFGFAESHSLSFALLVYASSWIKLHYPAAFLAGLLRAQPMGFYSPATLTADARRHGVEVRRPDLHLSGVEAVLEPAQSPNPELVEGATTHPSRSLSEERSDESKRPPTGLDSCLDCRQPPVGLFDISEPDESAAHRRDGGFAVRLGLAAVTGIGAKVAERIVAERAAAGEYRDLRDLVRRTSLTTAQLESLATAGAFECLGLTRREAIWLAGSAAQDRPEYLPDSLVAVQPPLFPDPSSYERLAADLWATGVSTDDHPMTHYRSGLDARGVLTAGDLRTHETGRRVEVAGLVTHRQRPATASGVTFLNLEDEHGLVNVICSMGVWNRYRRVARDAPALIVRGILERSPEGVTNLLADRFEDLRVEVEHRSRDFR; this is encoded by the coding sequence ATGGGCTTCGACAATCCCTCCGTGCCGTGGTCGGAGATGGAGCGGCTGCTCAGCGACCGGCGCCGTCCCGGCGGACCACCGGCCGGTGCCGACGGCGGCGACAGCCCCGCGTGGTCGCACAAGCGCACGCCCTACGTGGCGCCGCCGATCGAGCGCCCGGCCGAGGCGATCCCGTACGCCGAGCTGCACGCGCATTCGTCGTTCTCGTTCCTCGACGGGGCGTCGTCACCCGAAGAGCTCGCCGAAGAGGCGGAGCGACTGGGGCTGCATGCCCTCGCCATCACCGATCACGACGGCTTCTACGGCATCGTGCGCTTCGCCGAGGCTGCCGAGAATCTGGCGCTTCGCACGGTGTTCGGCGCGGAGCTCTCGCTCGGGCATCTCGATCTGTCGCCGACGCCGGCTCGCCGCGGCGAGGCCGACCCGATCGGGTCCCACCTGCTCGTGCTCGCCCGCGGGGAGGAGGGCTATCACCGCCTGGCATCCGTCCTCACCCATGCGCAGCTGCGCGGCGCCGAGAAGGGGCGCCCGAGCTACGACCTCGACGAGCTGGCAGAGCTCGGCCGTGACCACTTCGCCGTGCTGACCGGCTGCCGCAAAGGAGCTGTGCGCCGTGCGCTGGCCGAGGCGGGGGCGGATGCCGCGGGGCGCGAGATCGACCGGCTCGTCGGGCTGTTCGGCGCCGAGGCCGTCAACGTCGAGCTCGTCGATCACGGCAACCCGCTCGACACCCGCGACAACGACGCGCTCGCCGCGCTCGCGCGCGAACGCGGACTGCCGGTGGTGGCCACCAACAACGTGCACTACGCCGCACCCGAGCGGCGGCTCCTCGCGGCGGCGGTCGCCGCCGTGCGCGCGAACCGCAGCCTCGACGAGCTCGACGGCTGGCTCCCCTCGCACGCGGCGGCGCATCTGCGCTCGGGTGCCGAGATGGCGGAGCGCTTCGTGCGGCATCCCGACGCCGTCGCTCGCACAATCGTGCTCGCCGACGAGCTCGCCTTCCCGCTGCGGCGGGTGAAGCCCGCGCTGCCGAGGCAGGAGGTGCCCGACGGCCACACACCGATGACGTGGCTGCGGCACCTCGTGTGGCAGGCGGTGCCGCGCAAGTACCCCGACGCCACCGCCGACGACCGGGCGCGCATCGAGAAGGAGCTCGGGGTCATCGAGATGAAGGACTTCCCGGGGTACTTCCTCATCGTGCACGGCATCGTGCAGGAGGCCCGGCGTCGCGGCATCCTGTGCCAGGGGAGAGGGTCCGCCGCCAACAGCGCCGTCTGCTACCTGCTCGACATCACCGCCGTCGATGCGATCGCCTACGACCTGCCGTTCGAGCGGTTCCTGTCGAGCCTGCGCGAGGAAGAGCCCGACATCGACGTCGACTTCGACTCCGACCGTCGGGAGGAGATCATCCAGTGGGTCTACGCCACCTACGGCCGTGAGCGTGCGGCGCAGGTCGCGAACGTCATCCAGTACCGCCCCAAGAACGCCGTGCGCGACATGGCGAAGGCGCTCGGGCACTCGCCCGGTCAGCAGGATGCGTGGTCGAAGCAGGTCGAGGGGTGGGGTGCGGGCCTCGAGACCGGTCCGGGGCACGACATCCCCGACCGGGTGCTCGAATACGCGGGCGAGCTGCTCAAGGCGCCCCGGCACCTCGGCATCCACTCCGGGGGGATGGTGCTCACCGACCGGCCCGTGGGCGAGGTGGTGCCCATCGAGCACGCGCGCATGGAGAACCGAACCGTCATCCAGTGGGACAAAGACGACGCGGCCTGGATGGGCCTGGTCAAGTTCGATCTGCTGGGCCTCGGGATGCTCGCCGCCATCCAGTACTGCTTCGACATGATCCGCGCGGCCACCGGTGAGGAGTGGGAGCTCGCCACGATCCCGAAGGAGGAGAAGGCGGTCTACGACATGCTCTGCCGCGCCGACGCGGTGGGGGTGTTCCAGGTGGAGTCCCGCGCGCAGATGGGGCTGCTGCCGCGCCTGCAGCCGCGACGGTTCTACGACCTGACCATCGAGATCGCCCTCATCCGGCCAGGGCCGATCCAGGGCGGCGCGGTGCACCCGTTCGTGCGGCGCAAGCTGGGTCAGGAGCCGGTGACCTACCCCCACCCCAAGCTCGAGCCGGTGCTCGAGCGCACGCTCGGCATCCCGATCTTCCAGGAGCAGCTCATGCAGATGGGAATGGCGGTCGGTGGACTGAGCGGCGAGGATGCCGACCTCCTGCGTCGCGCGATGGGCTCCAAGCGCGGGGTCGAGCGCATCGAGTCGCTGAAAGAGAAGCTGTACGAGGGCATGGCCGCCAATGATCTCGTCGGCGACGACGCCGATGCGATCTACGCCAAGATCCAGGCGTTCGCGAACTTCGGGTTCGCCGAGTCGCACTCGCTGTCGTTCGCCCTGCTGGTCTACGCGTCGTCGTGGATCAAGCTGCACTACCCGGCGGCGTTCCTCGCCGGGCTGCTGCGCGCGCAGCCCATGGGGTTCTACTCGCCCGCCACGCTCACAGCCGACGCGCGCCGCCACGGCGTGGAGGTGCGGCGCCCCGACCTGCACCTCTCCGGGGTCGAGGCGGTGCTCGAACCCGCCCAGTCTCCGAACCCCGAGCTTGTCGAGGGGGCCACCACCCACCCTTCTCGGTCGTTGAGCGAGGAGCGAAGCGACGAGTCGAAACGCCCACCGACAGGCCTGGACTCCTGTCTCGACTGCCGGCAGCCGCCGGTGGGGCTGTTCGACATCTCCGAGCCCGACGAGTCCGCCGCGCACCGTCGCGACGGAGGCTTCGCCGTGCGGCTGGGGCTCGCCGCGGTGACCGGGATCGGTGCGAAGGTCGCCGAGCGCATCGTCGCCGAGCGGGCGGCTGCGGGGGAGTACCGCGACCTGCGTGATCTGGTGCGCCGCACCAGCCTCACCACCGCGCAGCTCGAGTCCCTGGCCACCGCCGGGGCGTTCGAATGCCTCGGGCTCACGCGGCGCGAGGCGATCTGGCTCGCAGGGTCGGCGGCTCAGGATCGGCCCGAGTACCTCCCCGACTCGCTGGTGGCGGTGCAGCCGCCGCTGTTCCCCGATCCCTCGAGCTACGAGCGGCTCGCCGCCGACCTGTGGGCGACGGGGGTCTCGACCGATGACCATCCGATGACCCACTACCGGTCGGGGCTCGACGCGCGGGGAGTGCTCACCGCCGGCGATCTGCGCACGCATGAGACCGGCCGGCGGGTCGAGGTGGCGGGGCTCGTGACCCACCGGCAGCGGCCGGCGACGGCATCCGGTGTCACCTTCCTCAATCTCGAAGACGAGCACGGCCTGGTCAACGTCATCTGCTCGATGGGGGTGTGGAACCGCTATCGGCGGGTGGCGCGCGATGCGCCCGCGCTCATCGTGCGCGGCATCCTCGAACGCTCGCCCGAGGGGGTGACGAACCTGCTCGCCGATCGCTTCGAAGACCTCCGCGTCGAGGTCGAGCATCGCTCGCGCGACTTCCGCTGA
- a CDS encoding endo alpha-1,4 polygalactosaminidase — MSQIRPLVAAVALALIAAVGGCAASVVPSPSTAETPTQWSLPPEGAPFDYQLGGGYEPADAVEIVARDRTDEPAPGLYSICYVNGFQTQPDELDIWPDDLLLRDPSGAPVVDPAWPDEVILDTSTVDRRDGIVALVGPWIRGCADDGFDAVEFDNLDSFSRGEGLTFEDNAALAAELVAIAHDSGLAAAQKNAAELSAQLRAAARFDFAVAEECASFDECSLYAEVYGPHVLDIEYTDDEHGSFADACAAADAPRSMVLRDRDLTMPGDPGHVFALCD; from the coding sequence GTGTCGCAGATCCGTCCGCTCGTCGCCGCGGTGGCGCTCGCCCTGATCGCAGCGGTGGGCGGGTGCGCGGCATCCGTCGTCCCCTCCCCCTCGACTGCCGAGACGCCGACCCAGTGGTCGCTCCCGCCGGAAGGTGCACCGTTCGACTACCAGCTCGGGGGCGGGTACGAGCCGGCGGACGCGGTCGAGATCGTGGCGCGGGACAGGACCGATGAGCCCGCGCCCGGTCTGTACTCGATCTGCTACGTCAATGGCTTCCAGACGCAGCCGGACGAGCTCGACATCTGGCCCGACGATCTTCTGCTGCGCGACCCGTCGGGCGCACCGGTCGTCGATCCCGCCTGGCCGGATGAGGTCATCCTCGACACGTCGACCGTGGATCGGCGCGACGGTATCGTCGCCCTCGTCGGCCCGTGGATCCGGGGATGCGCCGACGACGGGTTCGATGCTGTCGAGTTCGACAACCTCGACAGCTTCTCGCGCGGCGAAGGGCTGACGTTCGAAGACAACGCGGCGCTCGCGGCTGAGCTGGTCGCTATCGCCCACGATTCCGGGCTCGCCGCCGCGCAGAAGAACGCCGCGGAGCTCTCCGCGCAGCTGCGCGCCGCCGCCCGCTTCGACTTCGCCGTGGCCGAGGAGTGCGCGAGCTTCGACGAATGCTCCCTCTACGCCGAGGTTTACGGCCCGCACGTGCTCGACATCGAGTACACCGACGACGAGCACGGCAGCTTCGCGGACGCGTGCGCCGCCGCAGATGCCCCGCGCTCGATGGTGCTGCGCGATCGCGACCTGACGATGCCCGGCGACCCCGGGCACGTGTTCGCGCTGTGCGACTGA
- a CDS encoding (deoxy)nucleoside triphosphate pyrophosphohydrolase translates to MMRKQIDVVGAVMLRNGNVLCAQRGPRGALAGFWEFPGGKIEPGESPRAALEREIGEELECVVAVGDELTTSTHAYEFGDVTLTTFWCEIISGTPTLTEHSSVRWLPPSQLGELPWAPADLPAVELIATFGVPHELGAD, encoded by the coding sequence ATGATGCGTAAGCAGATCGATGTGGTGGGTGCCGTCATGTTGCGGAACGGCAACGTACTCTGCGCTCAGCGAGGTCCGCGTGGGGCCTTGGCGGGATTCTGGGAATTTCCCGGTGGCAAGATCGAGCCTGGTGAATCTCCTCGTGCTGCGCTCGAGCGCGAGATTGGCGAGGAGCTCGAGTGCGTAGTCGCGGTGGGCGACGAGTTGACCACGTCGACACACGCCTACGAGTTCGGAGACGTGACGCTCACTACGTTCTGGTGCGAGATTATCTCGGGCACGCCGACGCTCACGGAGCACTCAAGCGTCCGCTGGCTTCCGCCTAGCCAGCTCGGGGAATTACCCTGGGCTCCCGCAGATCTGCCGGCCGTTGAGCTGATCGCCACGTTTGGGGTGCCTCATGAACTAGGGGCGGACTAG
- a CDS encoding PDDEXK family nuclease, with amino-acid sequence MPRRVLVERDGSTFDLVEVPAPNEHHLQEIMKAQPQLLPADDLGFDDDLLVVGRETSLASGYIDLLCIASTGDVVLIEFKTGPQNPDFRHALAQLIDYGSDLWRLSVEEFDRGVVQRYLSSGRAEASRRGDVSLADAIASSGWTLDEEQTESLYGRLGEVLMTGDIHYVVAAQRFTPAMQTSLDYLNSTMRFGRFYLVEIVQMKGAELVAHAAQVVSAPPKRTSSSAGTPSGQADEAAFLSAIADERYRDAMRDLLASCISLGIEVKWRSQGASLRIVVPDRRQPLSIGWVLPESSHWQGARFATFGVDPTSLAKTPSVEAIISRYVARLGTLVGARAVPAKLEAFIFDPSTLPRVHQELAEVLGSLVQELNAQ; translated from the coding sequence ATGCCCCGAAGAGTGCTGGTCGAACGTGACGGCTCGACCTTCGACCTGGTCGAGGTGCCGGCGCCCAACGAGCATCATCTGCAGGAGATCATGAAGGCGCAGCCACAGCTGCTCCCCGCGGATGACCTCGGATTCGACGATGATCTGTTGGTGGTTGGGCGAGAGACGTCGCTGGCGTCTGGCTACATCGATCTGCTGTGCATCGCGAGCACGGGGGACGTCGTGTTGATCGAGTTCAAGACCGGCCCACAGAACCCAGACTTCCGCCACGCCCTCGCGCAATTGATTGATTACGGATCAGATCTTTGGCGACTAAGCGTCGAGGAGTTCGATCGGGGCGTCGTGCAGCGCTACTTATCGAGCGGTCGCGCCGAAGCTTCGCGACGAGGTGATGTGAGTCTCGCGGACGCCATCGCATCAAGCGGATGGACTCTCGATGAAGAGCAGACCGAATCGCTCTACGGTCGCCTCGGCGAAGTACTCATGACCGGCGACATTCACTACGTTGTGGCCGCCCAGCGGTTCACCCCCGCGATGCAGACGAGCCTCGACTACTTGAACTCGACCATGCGATTCGGTCGCTTCTATCTCGTCGAGATCGTTCAGATGAAAGGCGCGGAACTAGTAGCTCACGCGGCGCAGGTCGTATCGGCGCCGCCGAAGCGCACATCCAGTTCGGCGGGAACACCGTCTGGCCAAGCGGATGAGGCAGCCTTTCTGTCTGCCATCGCAGATGAGCGCTATCGCGATGCCATGCGCGACCTCTTGGCAAGTTGTATCTCGCTCGGCATCGAAGTGAAGTGGCGCTCCCAAGGAGCATCGTTGCGCATCGTCGTGCCCGATCGACGGCAACCGCTCTCGATCGGTTGGGTGCTCCCTGAAAGCAGTCATTGGCAGGGCGCGAGATTCGCGACCTTCGGTGTTGACCCGACCTCGCTCGCCAAGACTCCGTCTGTGGAGGCGATCATCTCGCGGTACGTCGCTCGATTGGGCACGCTAGTTGGCGCGCGTGCGGTGCCGGCGAAGTTGGAGGCGTTCATTTTCGACCCCTCCACACTTCCTCGCGTTCATCAGGAACTCGCCGAAGTGCTCGGGAGCCTCGTCCAGGAACTGAACGCGCAATGA
- a CDS encoding McrC family protein codes for MTIELKEWGARGNLELGADAVRALANAKQFEIAPDREVVGRWCVSATRYVGVAAIGGHVIRVAPKIPVHRLFELLTHTMHLVEWRSEAADWEVSDDLISVIAASFLDNAERALGGGMLQGYVTVTDDLYSVRGRIDFGRLSGRPRELPLPVAVTYDDYTTDVLENQLLAGAGRVLLRLGMLTPALTRRLRRLEFQLVDITPTRPSVSPAEVRWTRLNARYRSAVALAQLILQSTAFDFEGEGSSRGSTLLVNMDRVFEDVVGRGIDQALSPMGLAVDLQHRAHLDYEKRIDIRPDVVVFDGSDVVAVADLKNKRTGTLSTGDVYQAVAYATRYRLPEVSLIYPEPPPYDEVIVGEVRVRLLSVDISLPPVERQRAVMQVAEALAPKARLSVAAAF; via the coding sequence ATGACGATCGAGCTGAAGGAGTGGGGGGCGAGGGGCAACCTCGAACTCGGGGCCGATGCCGTCAGAGCGCTCGCCAATGCCAAGCAATTCGAGATCGCGCCCGATCGCGAAGTCGTGGGACGATGGTGCGTTTCGGCTACTCGCTACGTAGGCGTTGCCGCCATCGGCGGGCACGTCATCCGCGTGGCGCCGAAGATCCCGGTGCATCGGCTCTTCGAACTCCTCACCCACACGATGCATCTTGTCGAGTGGCGGTCGGAGGCAGCGGACTGGGAAGTATCTGACGACCTCATCTCGGTGATTGCGGCATCCTTTCTTGACAACGCCGAGCGCGCGTTAGGAGGCGGGATGTTGCAGGGCTACGTCACGGTCACCGACGACCTCTACTCGGTGCGCGGCCGGATCGACTTCGGCCGCCTCTCCGGAAGACCACGCGAGTTACCGCTGCCGGTGGCGGTGACTTACGACGACTACACGACAGACGTGCTTGAGAATCAGCTGCTCGCGGGTGCGGGGAGGGTGCTTCTTAGACTTGGGATGCTCACGCCTGCCCTGACCCGCAGGTTGCGTCGTCTTGAGTTCCAACTCGTCGACATCACCCCGACGCGTCCGTCCGTCTCACCTGCGGAGGTGCGTTGGACGAGACTGAATGCGCGCTATCGCTCCGCCGTCGCATTGGCCCAACTCATCCTGCAGAGCACGGCCTTCGACTTCGAAGGCGAAGGATCGTCGCGCGGATCAACCTTGCTCGTGAATATGGATCGGGTGTTCGAGGACGTCGTGGGCCGCGGCATCGACCAAGCGCTGTCGCCAATGGGCTTGGCTGTCGACCTGCAGCACCGTGCCCATCTCGATTACGAGAAACGCATTGACATTCGCCCCGACGTTGTCGTCTTCGACGGGAGCGATGTGGTCGCTGTCGCCGATCTCAAGAACAAGCGCACCGGAACCCTGAGCACCGGTGACGTCTATCAAGCGGTCGCGTACGCGACGCGATACCGGCTCCCAGAGGTGTCGCTGATCTATCCGGAACCGCCACCCTACGATGAGGTGATCGTGGGGGAGGTGCGGGTGCGTCTGTTGTCTGTCGACATCTCGCTCCCGCCAGTTGAGCGGCAGCGCGCTGTGATGCAGGTCGCAGAGGCGCTCGCGCCGAAGGCTCGACTGTCGGTGGCGGCCGCATTCTGA